Proteins encoded together in one Schumannella luteola window:
- a CDS encoding MarR family winged helix-turn-helix transcriptional regulator, with protein MDERADAGAGGFSLEQANAFRAAIGESVRAIRRTETTPDGQIEALGFLERDGPQSIATLARRRRVRHQTMSATVAELEKQGLATRSPDPADARGLLIAATPAGSAMIRELRVRRSTALHGAAHTVLSAEERAALVTATAALGKLAGVLHDRAEG; from the coding sequence ATGGACGAGCGAGCGGACGCGGGCGCCGGCGGCTTCAGCCTCGAGCAGGCGAACGCCTTCCGGGCCGCGATCGGCGAGAGCGTCCGCGCGATCCGCCGCACCGAGACGACGCCCGACGGTCAGATCGAGGCCCTCGGCTTCCTCGAGCGCGACGGTCCGCAGAGCATCGCGACGCTCGCGCGACGGCGCCGGGTGCGGCATCAGACCATGAGCGCGACCGTCGCCGAGCTGGAGAAGCAGGGACTCGCGACCCGCTCCCCCGACCCGGCGGATGCGCGCGGCCTGCTGATCGCCGCGACGCCGGCCGGTTCGGCGATGATCCGCGAGCTGCGGGTGCGCCGCTCGACCGCGCTGCACGGGGCCGCGCACACCGTGCTCAGCGCCGAGGAGCGCGCCGCCCTCGTGACCGCGACCGCCGCCCTCGGCAAGCTCGCCGGCGTGCTGCACGATCGCGCGGAGGGCTGA